One window of candidate division TA06 bacterium genomic DNA carries:
- a CDS encoding HNH endonuclease: MLSRNVLVLNQNYEPLSITKAKRAVVLIYLGKAELVERYDGIKVRSVYSTIPLPSVVRLVFFVRVHRRAITVSRKNIMKRDGYTCQYCDMSEGAMTTDHVIPRRLGGKDTWENLVCACTKCNNRKGDRSPNEAGLTLIRHPKKPHFFTFINSLITVPDVRWKRYLFLDS, encoded by the coding sequence ATGTTAAGCAGAAATGTACTGGTGTTAAACCAGAACTATGAGCCTCTCAGCATAACAAAAGCAAAGAGAGCCGTAGTACTCATCTATCTTGGTAAGGCGGAGCTGGTGGAAAGATATGATGGAATTAAGGTGCGGTCCGTTTACTCCACTATCCCCCTCCCGAGTGTCGTTAGGCTTGTCTTCTTTGTGAGGGTTCACAGGAGAGCAATCACCGTTTCCAGAAAGAACATCATGAAGAGAGACGGCTACACCTGCCAGTATTGTGACATGTCAGAGGGCGCCATGACAACAGACCACGTCATTCCAAGAAGGCTTGGCGGCAAAGATACCTGGGAGAATCTCGTCTGTGCATGTACAAAGTGCAACAATCGCAAGGGTGACCGCTCACCTAATGAGGCGGGGCTCACCCTGATCAGGCATCCCAAGAAGCCGCACTTCTTCACTTTTATCAATTCACTTATCACAGTGCCTGATGTGAGATGGAAGAGATATCTCTTCCTCGATTCCTGA
- a CDS encoding tetratricopeptide repeat protein — MKLILGVAASVVLIIGCATTQVPKVTETETAEQEPCKRYYDFGFEYLKNGSYDDAIVNFQRAVDCSTDYVEALIGLSQSYAQKGDMDSAESVLARAVVDVPGNPDIYCFYGHLCIDKKEFERAAEHYMMALSIDSLNFNALFGIGYTYHKMGELEKAIGYYRRAKAIDPEDTACRFKLGEALMELGRYDEALAELEYVVDIHPDDLEARVTLAETYMNPKVKKYGKALVQFQAIVEKQPDDIQGLLGVGRASAKLKKYNTAEQAFNRARSIAPDDPAPLYYLAEMYMARKRLSSVRKLLDEALAASFSSKVPFQVLYGDLYFKYGYSYYNDGENEQSIDMYEKSIKKYRKAVNDRTYSGYANNQIKRAKARIENIRLEEEGF, encoded by the coding sequence ATGAAGCTGATTCTAGGAGTGGCTGCGTCTGTGGTATTGATTATTGGTTGCGCCACAACCCAGGTACCGAAAGTGACGGAAACAGAGACGGCGGAGCAGGAGCCCTGCAAGAGGTACTATGACTTCGGATTCGAGTATCTCAAGAATGGGTCCTATGATGATGCCATAGTGAACTTCCAGAGGGCTGTTGACTGTAGCACTGATTATGTGGAGGCCTTGATAGGACTGAGTCAATCCTATGCCCAGAAGGGCGATATGGACAGTGCTGAATCTGTCTTGGCGAGGGCTGTGGTCGATGTTCCCGGAAATCCAGACATATACTGTTTCTACGGGCATCTATGCATTGACAAGAAAGAGTTTGAAAGAGCTGCAGAACACTACATGATGGCGCTCAGCATAGATTCACTCAATTTCAACGCTTTATTTGGGATTGGGTATACCTATCATAAGATGGGTGAGTTGGAGAAGGCAATAGGGTATTACAGAAGGGCTAAGGCCATAGACCCTGAAGATACCGCGTGCAGGTTCAAGTTGGGTGAAGCTCTCATGGAATTGGGTAGATATGATGAAGCTTTGGCAGAACTGGAGTACGTCGTTGACATACATCCTGACGACCTTGAAGCACGCGTGACTCTTGCCGAAACATACATGAACCCTAAGGTGAAAAAGTACGGCAAGGCTCTTGTCCAGTTTCAAGCCATCGTGGAAAAACAGCCTGACGATATCCAGGGTCTTCTTGGGGTGGGCAGGGCAAGCGCAAAACTGAAGAAATACAATACGGCTGAGCAGGCGTTCAACCGGGCTAGGTCGATTGCGCCTGACGATCCCGCTCCTTTGTACTACCTTGCTGAAATGTATATGGCCAGGAAGAGATTGTCCAGTGTTAGAAAGTTACTTGACGAGGCACTCGCTGCGAGCTTCAGCAGCAAAGTTCCATTCCAGGTTCTGTATGGAGACCTTTATTTCAAATACGGATATTCTTACTACAATGATGGGGAAAATGAGCAGTCCATCGATATGTATGAGAAATCCATAAAGAAGTATAGAAAGGCTGTGAACGACCGGACCTATAGTGGTTATGCTAATAACCAGATAAAGAGAGCCAAAGCCAGGATTGAAAACATCAGGCTTGAGGAAGAGGGGTTTTGA